GAGGGTGAGATTACATGAACGACATGTTTATTCGATCTCAAAATTTCCGTGTGCTGCTGCTGTGCCTCGCTTTCTTTCACGCTTGGTGATTGAGCTTAACAAAACTCTTTGGGTGCAGCGTTCTTGGTGCGGTCCTCGTTGTTATCGGCCTCTATTACATTCTTTGGGGAAACAACATGGAAGAGTAGAAAATGAATTCATCTTGAGGAGATAGTCCTACACATTGGATGATAAATGCCCACGTACTTTGTAGGATAGAATTCATCTTGCCAAATCTATATCCTGTCAAATCTATGGTTTCCCAAAACAGTAGAGTCATCAAGATAGATAAGCATTTTCTTGTACTAACTTGGTTCGATTAATGATTAAGTAATCAAAATTATCATCTGTATTAGTGGTCACTTTTTCTATCATGAACTGTTTAAGTcgactgttctctctctctctctctctctcctgtcttCTGGCCTTAGATTTATTGTGCTTGCTTGAGTGCGTTGTTGGACATGTGCTAATGTCAGTTTCGGAAGCAAAACAAGAACGGAAGAAACATTATTATTTATTGAAGAAGAACTCGCAGATATACTTTATGTATGTCCAATGCTTACGAATATAAGAAGACGGCCATACATGGATGGATAATAGATGGAATATAAAGACTTACCACATCTCAACAGagattttatctatttagttattACAACTATGGAATGAGAGAGTAGGGACGTCCTTTAGCCTCTTTTCTCTTTCTACTCTTGCTTGCTGTTTCCCCAAAGAACAGAGTAGAGGCCGATGACAATGAGGATCGCCCCGAGAACGCTGCACCCAAAGAGTTTTGTTGAGCTTAATCTCCAAGCATGGAAGAAACCGAGGCACAGCAGCACACGGAAATTTTGAGATGTAATAAACATGTCGTTCGTGTAATCTCACCCTCCGAGATAGATCTTTTCGTTGAGGAAGGACGCGCCCATGATGGCTACTATGATCATCCTAAGAGGGTTGAAGGCTGACGCAAACACAGCCCCTCTTTTCTCTATCACCCGCCCTTCAACATAGTATGCGACGCTGGATGTGACGATTCCCTGCATGTTGTACTACAAATTAGCTGCATTCTCCCGATCACaaaacacgagagagagagagagagaaacagcgTAAGCAGCAGCGAGGAAGTTGATATCGAAGCCTATGGTCCAAACAGCAGGCTTGTGCTCCAAGACGAAAGTGACTACTGTGGCTTCCAATGTCCCCACGAAGTAAATCCATGTCATGAGAGACAGCCGAGCAGAGTATTGTTTTAGTGTTTCCTCCTGTAAGAGTTGCACAACCTAAGCATTCAATTCACTCGATGGAGGAGAAGCAAGTATCTCATACCCGAAGGAGAGACAGAGAAGCCGAAGCTAAGGTGGGCAATATGTGGAAGCCGGAGCCCATAAACCAGTTGTTGCTGCTCGACTCGGTGACGGCCGGTGAGTTGGATCCAAGAGAATGGGCATGCTTGCCCCAAACCAGCTCCACTGGAGGTCCTTTGTAGAGTGCCATCAACATGGCGCCGGCAACGGTGACCAGAGTCCCGCCCACCTTCGCCTGGTATATCACCTTCTTCAGATCCACCTTCTCCATCCTATCATTGCAATCGGTTACTTACTGTGATCGGGGGTCTGATACCATCCACAGAAACCACGGCGCGCGTAAGAAGCTCATCAATTTGACTTACCCGGTAAGCACGGCCACCACGAAGGTCATGGCCGGCGTGATGCTGCTCATGGTGGATGAGATGGTAGCAGATGTATGCTTCAGGCCGGCGTAGTAGAAGATTTGGTCCATAACAGGCCTGAAAGGATGTCAAAGATCAAGGAATAAGCTTCGTTGGATTCGTATATAAGTAGGAAGATGGGCAGAaactaaatagtgacccaagaaatCCCAACGCAAATATCCACAAGAACACCCGCTTCGTCATCTTAGTCTGCACCTTCCTGTGGCATCGACGACAAACAAGTAGGTGTAAACACAGAATTCATATCACAAAGTAGCAATTCTGCCACAGCTCAATACCGCTCTAGAATAAACGCTAAAGGAGCCATGGATAGAGCAGCAAAGGCATGACTGTAGACGACAAGAACGTATTGGCTCATCCCACTGCCGAGCGACGCCTTCGAGAGGATACTCTTTCCGGCATCGCCGAACTGGAGGGTGATCATGATGATGTAGGGCAATGCCCTCCGCATGACCTCGCCGCGGCCACCCATGACGAACCTGAAGAGGTGAAAAAGAGCTGCCGGGAGCTGAaacggaggaagaagaagaagaaccaacaCAAGATGACGTAGTAGACAGTGTTATTTATGCACGCGAGGCCTCAGGTACGTGATTGCCCTGAGTAATGGCGATGGACTCCCCCTTTCTGATCGTATAAGAATCCCGTATAGAAtagcaataaaaaaatttatgtctTCGGAGCATATATTTGCGATGCATGACAAAGTCAATGTAGAAAATGATCGCCACTAGCCTTGTTATAGAAGATAAGAGTCACTTGGGTgcctacatacatatatgtatatacatatatacatatacatatatatatatgtatatatatatatgtatgtatatatatatatacatatatatatatacatatatttatatacatatatttatatacatatacatatatatatatatatacatatatacatatatacatatatacatatatacatatatatatgtatacgatCGGATTGGATTCGTCGGGCAGGCGAGTGGGCGTGGGCATGGGTGCGTGGCGGGTGGGCGGGGTCCTCAAAATAACTCGTGATTTTTTATGTTATCAattctattaataaaaatattatacataTTAACTGTTTACTTTGATAAGTATagtaatctcaatataatttttaaaaatataaggattgagataactaattatatgagataatttataattaatcagaTAAGATATTGATAAATCGAATTTTCTATTTGTCGAGACATTGAATTAAAGTGAACCTGAAAAACATATTATTCTCAATTAAAGGATTGATCCACCGGCCATCCCTCCTCCCTCACTTCAATCTTAATATTTCTCGGATTGATCCACCGGCTATGAGATATCTATAGCAACCACGTTCAAAACAAAATAGCAACCACCGGCTATGAGATATCTATCACAACAATTTCCAGAATTGTCaaagtgtcatgtcattcaacaaTTTCCAGAATTGTCAAAGTGTCATGCTATCACTTTGTTTTGTGATAGCAACCACCTTCAAAACAATGAATGACATGACACTTTGACAATTCTGGAAATTGTTGTTTTTGTCAACGTTACCGTTTGTCTTTTGTCAACATTTTATTATCCGTCAAAATGTACAAATAAATGACATGACACTTTGACTGTGACTGTCACATTTGATGCATACACATAATaatctgaagtcgttcttttgtatccattttctatcataaatgaatcaaactttttgtaccactatcttggagcttgctttaactCAGACAAGCTCTTTTTCAATTTGTagataaagttctctttacctttaactttgaagtcttctggttgcttcatataaattttctcctccaaatccctacgaaggaaagctgtcttcacatctaactgttcAACCTCTAAgtcttggctagcagcaataccaagagcaacacgaatagaagacattataacaataggagaaaaaatctcttcaaagtcaatacctttcttttgaccaacacctttcacaaccaatctagttttgtacttcggttgagaacaatattcttgagtcttcaacctaaaaactcacttgttcttcaaggccttcattccatttggtagcagtaccaaatcataagtgtggttcttctaaagagcatccatctcttcctacatagcaactaaccacttctctttctgctcactttcaactacttcctggtaactctctggttcacttgcatcagtaagcatcacatactcatctgtagagtattttttggaaggttgacgttgtctagaagatcttctcaactgaggttatgttggaacttgctctccaacttcttcttgctcaatatgtcctacaggtagatcaacatcaggctctacaccatcttcctacacatctccctcatcaccctgatatactggaggaataattgggtcataatctgctaatccttctacagaagtattggctggtgccttctttttcaaatcttcaaaagtttgatcctcaaagaagactacatctctgcttctaaacaccttctgcttttctgtatctcaaagcctgtaaccaaaatgatcatgtgagtagccaagaaaaatacattctttagtcttaccatccagcttggacctctcattatctggaatatgtgcaaatgcgcgacaaccgaatactctcaaatgcttgtaggaaacatctttccctgaccatatatgctctgcaacatcaccatctagggcggtacatggtgataagttgatcacatcaattgcagtcctcgaagcctcatcccaaaaccttttgggtagcttagtctgtgaaagcatacatctgatattttccatgatggtgcggttcatcctctctgtaattgtattatgctgaggtgtacaaagaactgtcatctcatgttggatcccatgtgacctgcaatagtcattaaacaatcctgtatactcaccaccattatttgatcttatgcatttcaatttcctttctgtctccctttcaaccatggcataaaactctttgaagacattaatcacctgatctttagtcttcaaagcataggcccaaactttcttggaaaaatcatatataaaagtgacaaaataaagtgcaccacttataccaagaacatcaacagatccactaggagttttgtcctcaaaggaccacatacatctgtataaacacggtataagacatgcatttttctagacaaagtagaactagcaaatgaaactctatgttgtttacctgccaaacaatcaatacaagggttcaaatgtatacctatgaggtctggtaatacctcactcttggaaagagcttgtagccccttctcgctcatgtgtctcagTCGCCTATGTcacaactctatgctgaagtctttttctgtagcatttagctgctcactataagctttagcttgcaacttgtacaaagtatgacatttctttccattaactataacaagagaacccttactaagctttcattgccttttatgaaatctgctatcatagtcatcatcatctagccttccaactgaaattaaattcagcctcaagtcaaccacatgtctcacatccttaagcatcaacttgcagcctaggttggtctttaaatggatatcacccatgcctatgatgtctgctatgtcatagttgcccatcttgacaacaccaaaatttttagaCCTATCTATAGCAAAAAAccgcctccgtggtgtagcatgataagaagtacctgtgtcaatcatccactcaagatcctaacacataagaaaaaatatcatcagaaggagacaaaatcaaataatcaccaccctgtattgtagctgtagtattatcctttgactctgtagactctacttcttttccctttttcttgctcttcttaggttgtttacattggttcttgtaatgtcctttctcaccacaattatagcaaacaatatcttttcttgatcttgacttgcttctatcca
This DNA window, taken from Musa acuminata AAA Group cultivar baxijiao chromosome BXJ3-7, Cavendish_Baxijiao_AAA, whole genome shotgun sequence, encodes the following:
- the LOC135586977 gene encoding WAT1-related protein At5g07050-like; amino-acid sequence: MGGRGEVMRRALPYIIMITLQFGDAGKSILSKASLGSGMSQYVLVVYSHAFAALSMAPLAFILERKVQTKMTKRVFLWIFALGFLGPVMDQIFYYAGLKHTSATISSTMSSITPAMTFVVAVLTGMEKVDLKKVIYQAKVGGTLVTVAGAMLMALYKGPPVELVWGKHAHSLGSNSPAVTESSSNNWFMGSGFHILPTLASASLSLLREETLKQYSARLSLMTWIYFVGTLEATVVTFVLEHKPAVWTIGFDINFLAAAYAGIVTSSVAYYVEGRVIEKRGAVFASAFNPLRMIIVAIMGASFLNEKIYLGGVLGAILIVIGLYSVLWGNSKQE